From one Xyrauchen texanus isolate HMW12.3.18 chromosome 17, RBS_HiC_50CHRs, whole genome shotgun sequence genomic stretch:
- the LOC127658455 gene encoding zinc finger protein ZFP2 codes for MKQSKRKPSRKKKISRQLQNVKTEPLPSNGDGINMDTDKTETFHETQACDLNTSPEVTQMRQEQGDLEASQQQNGVFEQQKQQNINLQPHSLAFSVFVPKTEPDCVPLNPPNFQVKTEPGIPEVLQREPGLSIKEENEDNWTEVKQEVPAENTVDDSCQEKNTASSFPIFPCPHCSVTFTEFSHFVKHLKWSHRSEYFAWVENHNVFNCSKISSGMLSCSLCHFRFFSQKQLEAHMRRAHLPKPKPTRKRYTCPQCARSFDYIGNLKRHCRSCHDLATVCKDGQISCAACGKSFAGVWGVGPHHCYEPDDKKKPEAGADGPICTDRGYLCRECGKNCSSLQCLTIHKRTHTGEKPFVCKDCGHKFSERGSLRRHRVVHTGIRPHKCPECGKDFARMAHLRSHLRTHTGERPYPCPQCGIRFSHKSTLHIHQRVHSKEKNFPCPKCGKTFSALKYLEAHQQGHNSERLLQCRECTKTFSREDVLRKHRRIHSGERPYHCDVCNKRFKRIQHLKNHQRSHTGEKPYRCEHCGASFAQSGDLTRHMRGHTGEKPFACSDCDRRFTNSGDLGKHRRSHTGQRPYKCTECGKSFRMPQHLKLHKQTHTGERPFSCPECPRTFTRSHHLSQHLEKHI; via the exons ATGAAACAAAGTAAAAGAAAGCcatcaagaaaaaagaaaatatccaGACAACTTCAAAATGTTAAAACGGAGCCATTGCCCTCAAATGGTGATGGGATCAACATGGACACAGATAAAACCGAAACATTTCATGAAACTCAGGCCTGTGATTTAAACACCTCTCCTGAGGTTACACAAATGAGACAGGAACAAGGAGACTTGGAAGCATCCCAGCAACAAAACGGGGTATTTGAACAACAGAAGCAGCAGAACATTAATCTGCAGCCTCATTCACTTGCTTTCTCTGTATTCGTCCCAAAAACAGAACCAGACTGTGTTCCCTTGAACCCACCGAATTTTCAGGTAAAAACTGAGCCTGGCATTCCTGAAGTATTGCAGAGAGAGCCTGGTTTGAGTATAAAGGAGGAAAATGAAGATAACTGGACAGAAGTCAAGCAAGAGGTGCCAGCTGAAAACACTGTGGATGATTCTTGTCAGGAGAAAAACACGG cttcctcctttccaattTTTCCTTGTCCTCATTGCTCTGTGACTTTCACTGAGTTCTCACACTTTGTCAAACACCTTAAATGGTCCCATCGAAGTGAATACTTTGCCTGGGTGGAAAATCACAATGTATTCAACTGCTCGAAAATATCCTCTGGGATGCTAAGCTGCTCCTTGTGCCACTTTCGTTTCTTCTCTCAGAAGCAGTTGGAGGCACACATGCGCAGGGCCCATCTCCCCAAACCCAAACCCACCCGAAAACGCTACACCTGCCCACAGTGTGCTCGCAGCTTTGATTACATTGGTAATCTGAAAAGGCATTGCCGCAGTTGCCACGACTTAGCCACTGTGTGTAAAGATGGGCAGATTAGCTGTGCTGCATGTGGTAAAAGCTTTGCAGGAGTGTGGGGTGTTGGACCACATCACTGCTATGAGCCAGATGACAAGAAGAAACCTGAGGCTGGAGCAGATGGACCGATTTGCACTGATCGTGGCTACCTGTGCCGAGAATGTGGAAAGAACTGCTCTTCACTTCAGTGTCTGACTATACACAAACGCACTCACACTGGCGAGAAGCCGTTTGTGTGCAAAGATTGTGGCCATAAATTCAGTGAGCGGGGGAGTCTGCGGAGGCACAGAGTTGTCCATACAGGGATCAGGCCACACAAGTGCCCTGAATGTGGTAAAGATTTTGCCAGAATGGCACACCTCCGTTCTCATCTCAGAACACACACTGGGGAAAGACCATACCCTTGCCCCCAGTGCGGGATTAGATTCAGCCACAAATCAACACTTCATATCCACCAACGAGTTCACTCTAAGGAAAAAAACTTTCCATGTCCTAAATGCGGCAAAACTTTTTCTGCGCTGAAGTACCTGGAGGCGCACCAACAGGGACACAACTCCGAGCGATTGCTGCAGTGCAGAGAGTGCACCAAGACGTTTTCAAGGGAAGATGTACTACGGAAACACCGTCGCATTCATTCGGGGGAGCGGCCATACCATTGCGATGTTTGCAACAAACGCTTCAAACGCATACAGCACCTGAAAAACCACCAGCGCTCACACACTGGTGAGAAACCTTACCGCTGTGAGCACTGCGGCGCCAGCTTCGCCCAGTCTGGTGATTTGACGAGACACATGAGAGGACACACGGGGGAAAAACCCTTTGCCTGTTCTGACTGTGACCGCCGTTTCACCAACTCTGGCGACCTGGGCAAGCACAGGCGCAGTCATACGGGCCAGAGaccctacaagtgtaccgagtgtGGGAAAAGTTTTCGAATGCCCCAGCACCTGAAGCTACACAAGCAAACGCACACGGGGGAGAGGCCGTTCAGCTGCCCAGAATGTCCTCGCACCTTCACTCGATCACACCATCTCTCTCAACACTTGGAAAAACACATATGA